From the genome of Nakamurella flavida, one region includes:
- a CDS encoding DivIVA domain-containing protein gives MGLTPADVHNVAFKKPSIGKRGYDEDEVDAFLDLVETEMTRLIEANADGSGSAAPAAPAASAPTATSSPAASSSDEAGQPTHTQAARLLGLAQETADRLTSEARTESETLLTDARAKAEALVADAQEKADALAAKSAADADATVADSQARADALDTESKATYAAVTGQLEAEKATLQTTIADLRSYEREYRTRLKAWIGEQLEQLDEVGAAPVTNVRTSDSGADTDEAGSLVDQDGHSDSADAVVDADRGATGDTDEAGSLVDADGSSDSAAAVEAAAEPVTVTKTFGRRR, from the coding sequence ATGGGGTTGACCCCCGCCGACGTGCACAACGTCGCGTTCAAGAAGCCGTCCATCGGCAAGCGCGGTTACGACGAGGACGAGGTCGACGCCTTCCTCGACCTGGTCGAGACCGAGATGACCCGGCTCATCGAGGCCAACGCGGACGGCAGCGGGTCCGCCGCCCCGGCCGCCCCCGCCGCCTCGGCGCCCACCGCCACCTCGTCGCCGGCGGCCTCGTCCTCCGATGAGGCCGGCCAGCCGACCCACACCCAGGCGGCGCGGCTGCTCGGGCTGGCCCAGGAGACGGCCGACCGGCTCACCTCCGAGGCCCGCACCGAGTCCGAGACGCTGCTGACCGACGCCCGCGCCAAGGCCGAGGCCCTGGTGGCCGACGCCCAGGAGAAGGCCGACGCGCTCGCGGCGAAGTCGGCGGCCGACGCCGACGCGACCGTCGCCGACAGCCAGGCCCGCGCCGATGCCCTGGACACCGAGTCCAAGGCCACGTACGCCGCGGTCACCGGTCAGCTGGAGGCCGAGAAGGCCACCCTGCAGACCACCATCGCGGACCTGCGCAGCTACGAGCGCGAGTACCGGACGCGGCTCAAGGCGTGGATCGGCGAGCAGCTCGAGCAGCTCGACGAGGTCGGCGCGGCCCCGGTCACGAACGTCCGCACCTCGGACTCCGGCGCCGACACCGACGAGGCCGGGTCCCTGGTGGATCAGGACGGTCACAGCGACAGCGCGGACGCCGTGGTCGACGCGGATCGCGGCGCGACCGGTGACACCGACGAGGCCGGTTCGCTCGTCGATGCCGACGGCAGCAGCGACAGTGCGGCCGCGGTCGAGGCCGCCGCCGAGCCGGTCACCGTCACGAAGACCTTCGGCCGCCGGCGGTAG
- a CDS encoding pyridoxamine 5'-phosphate oxidase family protein, whose protein sequence is MVDPRWRTVRDARELRDLVGEPAERAVRKVRPTLHDLDRQWLAASPFCLLATSAADGSCDVSPKGDPAGRLAHVIDDRTIALAERPGNRRVDGYLNVVDNPHVGLLFVIPGRDDTLRINGRATLVRDAPFFDELVVKGHRPILALVVEIDEVFHHCAKAFLRSQLWSPETWKDELPSTAVLAKTLVAPDAPMAELEEYYGESYGDRLYRA, encoded by the coding sequence ATGGTCGATCCACGCTGGAGAACCGTCCGGGATGCCCGTGAGCTGCGCGACCTGGTCGGCGAGCCGGCGGAACGCGCGGTGCGGAAGGTCCGTCCGACCCTGCACGACCTGGACCGGCAGTGGTTGGCCGCGTCGCCGTTCTGCCTGCTGGCCACGTCCGCGGCGGACGGCAGTTGCGACGTCTCCCCCAAGGGCGATCCGGCCGGTCGCCTGGCCCACGTGATCGACGACCGGACCATCGCCCTGGCCGAGCGGCCTGGGAACCGGCGCGTGGACGGGTATCTCAACGTGGTCGACAACCCGCACGTCGGACTGCTGTTCGTCATCCCGGGCCGGGACGACACCCTGCGCATCAACGGTCGCGCCACCCTCGTCCGGGACGCGCCGTTCTTCGATGAGCTCGTGGTGAAGGGCCACCGCCCGATCCTGGCTCTCGTCGTCGAGATCGACGAGGTCTTCCACCACTGCGCCAAGGCGTTCCTACGCTCCCAGCTGTGGAGCCCCGAGACGTGGAAGGACGAGCTTCCGTCGACGGCCGTCCTGGCCAAGACCCTGGTAGCTCCGGATGCCCCCATGGCCGAGCTCGAGGAGTACTACGGAGAGTCGTACGGCGACCGGCTGTACCGCGCGTGA
- a CDS encoding spermidine synthase produces the protein MPRRPSDRSRTSGGDTAAATDALLGPHPIDTGTAEIVRDLDRPSTLVLLVNGVPSSVHDLDDPGLLDFDYLRWIALTLLSRPAVDPTARTDVLHLGAGGCSLARHLADALPGSRHLAVEIDAALAEGVRRWFPLPTAPVLRIRVGDARTVTESLGDGSRDVVVRDVFAGAVTPAALTTVEFTREVQRVLRPGGLYLANSIGVLGEIHGELGTLAAVFPYIAVIAHASTLKDRQRGNLILAGSDTPFVTPAVRTALLRDRTPAQLRGRDELGAAVDVRRALRDAAHGGWSAP, from the coding sequence GTGCCCCGCCGACCGTCCGACCGATCCCGTACCTCCGGCGGCGACACCGCCGCCGCCACCGACGCCCTGCTCGGGCCGCACCCGATCGACACCGGAACCGCGGAGATCGTCCGCGACCTGGATCGCCCGTCCACCCTGGTCCTGCTGGTCAACGGGGTGCCCAGTTCGGTGCACGACCTGGACGACCCCGGCCTGCTCGACTTCGACTACCTGCGCTGGATCGCGCTCACCCTCCTCAGCCGACCAGCGGTGGACCCGACGGCACGAACGGACGTGCTGCACCTGGGCGCCGGCGGGTGCTCGTTGGCGCGGCATCTCGCCGACGCCCTGCCCGGCTCGCGCCACCTGGCCGTGGAGATCGACGCCGCCCTGGCCGAGGGGGTACGCCGCTGGTTCCCGCTGCCGACCGCACCGGTCCTGCGCATCCGCGTCGGTGACGCCCGGACCGTCACCGAGTCCCTCGGGGACGGCAGCCGCGACGTGGTGGTCCGGGACGTGTTCGCGGGCGCCGTCACCCCCGCGGCCCTGACCACCGTGGAGTTCACCCGGGAGGTCCAGCGGGTGCTCCGACCCGGCGGCCTCTACCTGGCGAACAGCATCGGGGTGCTGGGCGAGATCCACGGTGAGCTGGGCACTCTGGCTGCGGTGTTCCCGTACATCGCCGTCATCGCGCACGCCTCGACCCTGAAGGACCGGCAGCGCGGCAACCTCATCCTGGCCGGCAGCGACACCCCGTTCGTCACCCCGGCCGTCCGTACCGCCCTGCTCCGCGACCGCACCCCCGCCCAGCTCCGGGGTCGTGACGAGCTGGGCGCGGCGGTCGACGTCCGTCGCGCCCTGCGCGACGCTGCCCATGGTGGCTGGTCAGCGCCCTGA
- the ileS gene encoding isoleucine--tRNA ligase, producing the protein MSDDTTPTTGATTTVGASVYPAPGTTGTSRVDAHPDFPAVERDVLSYWAADDTFQASVDQRPAGEDGSNEFVFYDGPPFANGLPHYGHLLTGYVKDLVPRYQTMRGRRVERRFGWDTHGLPAEVEAERQLGIKHKAEIESMGIEQFNDACRTSVLRYTHEWQEYVTRQARWVDFTHDYKTLDLDYMESVMWAFKTLWDKGLIYEGYRVLWYCWRCETPLSATETKMDDTYRSRQDPAVTVALRLTSADPVLDGVSALIWTTTPWTVPSNLAAAVNPDVDYVVVEPAAEAPSQGRFLLAAARVAAYARELGEEPTVLATYTGAQLVGTRYRPPFDFFVATPDGPGLGGPNAHQILAADYVTTEDGTGVVHIAPAFGEEDKAVTDAAGIDVVNPVDARGTFTSLVPTYEGLQVFEANVPIMADLREAGLLVRRETYEHPYPHCWRCDTPLIQRAVSSWFVAVTKFRDRMVELNQEITWVPAHIKDGQFGKWLEGARDWSISRNRFWGSPIPVWTSDDPAYPRVDVYGSLDALQADFGVRPEDLHRPYVDQLTRPNPDDPTGRSTMRRVPEVLDCWFESGSMPYAQVHYPFENKEWFDGALDGSGGHYPGDFIVEYNGQTRGWFYTLHVLATALFDRKAFETCVAHGIVLGDDGAKMSKSRRNYPDVGEVFERDGSDAMRWFLMSSPILRGADLVVTEAGIRESVRQAVLPLWNAWYFLSLYGNAAGRAGTLRTDSPHQLDRYVLAKTAQLRDTLTAQLDVYDIAGACASVRSYLEVLTNWYVRRSRQRFWDGDADAIDTLHTVLETVTRLMAPLLPLTAEAIWRGLTGGRSVHLADWPAQTVGGAGVLPSDPALVAAMDEAREVASVALSLRKESGLRVRQPLAALTVALADPEQLREFTALLADEVNVREVQLTELAELDGRVSRRLTVNARAAGPRLGKGVQQVIKASKAGDWTLEADGTVTCGGIPLQDNEFSLELAATGNASEAVGVLRGGGFVSLDTQLDDDLLADGIVRDIARGVQDLRKKLGLEVSDRIRLEVGAADATVRAAAGGRESWLGEQVLAVEVIVTDVLTGEGADTAQLTVGTGLDAPVAVRVTRA; encoded by the coding sequence ATGAGCGACGACACGACACCGACGACCGGCGCAACCACCACGGTCGGGGCATCCGTGTACCCCGCCCCCGGGACCACCGGCACCAGTCGGGTCGACGCCCACCCCGACTTCCCGGCCGTCGAGCGCGACGTGCTGTCGTACTGGGCCGCCGACGACACGTTCCAGGCCTCGGTCGACCAGCGGCCGGCGGGCGAGGACGGCAGCAACGAGTTCGTCTTCTACGACGGCCCTCCGTTCGCCAACGGACTGCCGCACTACGGTCATCTGCTCACCGGATACGTCAAGGACCTGGTGCCGCGCTACCAGACGATGCGCGGGCGGCGCGTGGAGCGCCGCTTCGGGTGGGACACTCATGGGCTGCCCGCCGAGGTCGAGGCCGAGCGGCAGCTCGGGATCAAGCACAAGGCCGAGATCGAGTCGATGGGCATCGAGCAGTTCAACGACGCCTGCCGCACCTCGGTGCTGCGGTACACGCACGAATGGCAGGAGTACGTCACCCGGCAGGCGCGTTGGGTCGACTTCACCCACGACTACAAGACCCTCGACCTGGACTACATGGAGTCGGTCATGTGGGCCTTCAAGACCCTGTGGGACAAGGGTCTGATCTACGAGGGCTACCGGGTGCTCTGGTACTGCTGGCGCTGCGAGACCCCGCTCAGCGCGACCGAGACCAAGATGGACGACACCTACCGTTCCCGGCAGGACCCGGCGGTCACCGTCGCACTGCGACTGACCTCGGCCGATCCCGTCCTGGACGGGGTGTCCGCGCTGATCTGGACGACCACGCCGTGGACCGTCCCGTCGAACCTGGCCGCCGCGGTCAACCCCGACGTCGACTACGTGGTGGTGGAGCCGGCTGCGGAGGCGCCGTCGCAGGGCCGGTTCCTGCTCGCCGCCGCGCGGGTCGCCGCGTACGCGCGGGAGCTGGGCGAGGAGCCGACGGTGCTGGCCACCTACACCGGGGCCCAGCTGGTCGGCACGCGGTACCGCCCGCCGTTCGACTTCTTCGTCGCGACGCCGGACGGGCCCGGGCTCGGTGGTCCGAACGCGCACCAGATCCTGGCCGCGGACTACGTCACCACCGAGGACGGCACCGGGGTCGTGCACATCGCGCCGGCCTTCGGTGAGGAGGACAAGGCCGTCACCGACGCCGCCGGCATCGACGTGGTCAACCCGGTCGACGCCCGCGGCACGTTCACCTCCCTGGTCCCGACGTACGAGGGCCTGCAGGTGTTCGAGGCCAACGTGCCGATCATGGCCGACCTCAGGGAGGCCGGGCTGCTGGTGCGTCGGGAGACCTACGAGCACCCCTACCCGCACTGCTGGCGCTGCGACACCCCGCTGATCCAGCGGGCGGTGTCCTCGTGGTTCGTGGCCGTGACGAAGTTCCGCGACCGGATGGTCGAGCTCAACCAGGAGATCACCTGGGTGCCCGCGCACATCAAGGACGGCCAGTTCGGGAAGTGGCTGGAGGGCGCCCGCGACTGGTCCATCTCCCGCAACCGGTTCTGGGGTTCGCCGATCCCGGTGTGGACCTCGGACGATCCGGCGTACCCGCGGGTCGACGTGTACGGATCGCTGGATGCGTTGCAGGCCGACTTCGGCGTGCGGCCGGAGGATCTGCACCGCCCCTACGTGGACCAGCTGACCCGGCCCAACCCGGACGATCCGACGGGCCGCTCGACGATGCGCCGGGTGCCGGAGGTGCTGGACTGCTGGTTCGAGTCCGGGTCGATGCCGTACGCGCAGGTGCACTACCCGTTCGAGAACAAGGAATGGTTCGACGGGGCACTGGACGGGTCCGGCGGCCACTACCCGGGCGACTTCATCGTCGAGTACAACGGGCAGACCCGCGGCTGGTTCTACACGCTGCACGTGCTGGCGACGGCGTTGTTCGACCGCAAGGCGTTCGAGACCTGCGTCGCCCACGGCATCGTGCTCGGTGACGACGGCGCCAAGATGAGCAAGTCGCGGCGCAACTACCCCGACGTCGGTGAGGTGTTCGAGCGGGACGGCAGCGACGCCATGCGCTGGTTCCTGATGTCCTCGCCGATCCTGCGCGGCGCCGATCTGGTGGTCACCGAGGCCGGCATCCGGGAGAGCGTCCGGCAGGCGGTGCTGCCGCTGTGGAACGCCTGGTACTTCCTGTCGTTGTACGGGAACGCCGCGGGCCGGGCGGGCACCCTGCGCACCGACTCCCCGCACCAGCTCGACCGGTACGTGCTGGCCAAGACGGCGCAACTGCGCGACACGTTGACCGCACAGCTGGACGTCTACGACATCGCCGGGGCCTGCGCGAGCGTGCGCAGCTACCTGGAGGTGCTGACGAACTGGTACGTGCGACGGTCGCGCCAGCGGTTCTGGGACGGTGACGCCGATGCCATCGACACCCTGCACACCGTGCTGGAGACGGTGACCAGGCTGATGGCGCCGCTGCTGCCGCTGACCGCCGAGGCGATCTGGCGCGGACTGACCGGCGGGCGCTCGGTGCACCTCGCGGACTGGCCGGCGCAGACGGTCGGTGGTGCGGGGGTTCTGCCCTCGGATCCGGCCCTGGTGGCGGCGATGGACGAGGCACGCGAAGTGGCGTCGGTGGCGCTGTCGCTGCGCAAGGAGTCCGGTCTGCGGGTGCGACAGCCGTTGGCGGCGTTGACGGTGGCGCTCGCGGACCCGGAGCAGCTGCGCGAGTTCACCGCGTTGCTGGCCGATGAGGTGAACGTGCGGGAGGTCCAGCTCACGGAGCTGGCCGAGCTCGACGGCCGGGTGAGCCGGCGGTTGACTGTCAACGCCCGGGCGGCCGGGCCGCGGCTCGGCAAGGGCGTGCAGCAGGTGATCAAGGCGTCGAAGGCGGGGGACTGGACGCTGGAAGCCGACGGAACGGTGACCTGCGGCGGGATCCCGTTGCAGGACAACGAGTTCAGCCTCGAGTTGGCGGCGACCGGCAACGCGTCGGAGGCGGTGGGGGTGCTGCGCGGCGGTGGGTTCGTCTCGCTCGACACCCAGCTGGACGACGATCTGCTCGCCGACGGGATCGTGCGCGACATCGCCCGTGGCGTGCAGGATCTGCGCAAGAAGCTGGGTCTGGAGGTGTCCGACCGCATCCGCCTCGAGGTGGGCGCGGCCGACGCGACGGTGCGGGCTGCGGCAGGCGGTCGGGAGAGCTGGCTCGGTGAGCAGGTTCTCGCCGTTGAGGTGATCGTCACCGATGTCTTGACCGGAGAGGGGGCCGACACGGCCCAGCTCACCGTGGGCACCGGCCTGGACGCGCCGGTCGCGGTGCGGGTGACCCGGGCCTGA
- a CDS encoding HEAT repeat domain-containing protein, with translation MEDSTAAWKLRTALTAAEPSARLQAAMAAGTRPDPGYVEVLVERCAVEPDFSVREILTWALIRHDPELTIDPLLVELRSETPQARSQALHTLSKIGDQRAWPAITPALLADAHDDVARAAWRTAAGLVPAEQRVALAETLTAQLGRGERDVQLSLCRAFATLGEVALPALRRSRTDPHPAVRAHAIAAERLIRDPEEPPFAFLDTEQS, from the coding sequence GTGGAGGACAGCACCGCGGCGTGGAAGCTGAGAACGGCGCTGACGGCGGCAGAGCCGTCCGCCCGTCTGCAGGCTGCCATGGCCGCCGGGACCAGGCCGGACCCCGGGTACGTCGAGGTGCTCGTCGAACGGTGCGCCGTGGAACCGGACTTCTCCGTGCGGGAGATCCTGACCTGGGCGCTCATTCGTCATGACCCCGAGCTGACCATCGATCCGTTGTTGGTCGAGCTGCGTTCGGAGACCCCGCAGGCACGCAGTCAGGCGCTGCACACCCTGTCGAAGATCGGCGACCAGCGGGCCTGGCCGGCGATCACCCCCGCCCTCCTCGCCGACGCCCACGACGACGTCGCCCGGGCCGCCTGGCGCACCGCTGCCGGGCTCGTGCCGGCTGAGCAGCGCGTCGCCCTGGCCGAGACGCTGACAGCCCAGCTCGGACGGGGCGAGCGCGACGTCCAACTCAGTCTGTGCCGAGCCTTCGCGACGCTCGGCGAGGTGGCACTCCCTGCGCTCCGCCGATCGCGGACGGACCCGCACCCGGCGGTGCGTGCCCACGCCATCGCCGCCGAACGACTCATCCGCGACCCCGAGGAGCCGCCCTTCGCCTTCCTCGACACCGAGCAATCCTGA
- a CDS encoding HNH endonuclease signature motif containing protein, protein MYDDGNESDGAAVDVVPPLAVPDLLRADPGSMSGADLVDAIAESERVMSAVAAWQMRALAAFAVPGVAGDPYALAGRLAGREVTGPADSDPDVLGSFVLDAAQSMAAGEVAATFRISPVTAGVKVRDAIRMCTELPATLAALSSGVIDRGKARVIAEYTAPLPAHLAGVVEGRVLPIAAAQSTAATRKATAAAVIAVDPRGAQERHEQARKERGLLVQPGTDGMSTLKAYLTADGAVSIFQLADLLATHTVGFADDDRSISARRVDALTDLAGQILTHGQVDLADYLTPDTANAINVTGVAADIAANTAGASGSSITSDIADPASLLGTDLAAADADADADSVSGPAAPAPPARSGGSSAGSASVASASAGGVVRRADQRATRRLSRQGRRPHLQVTLGLETLAGLDDLPADLAGYGAITAGMARTIAASAGSLCTLLADPTTGAVTHAGTHQYRPRQDLRDHLTALADSCRFPSCRQPAWRCDIDHRNPYNHRTPGAGGPTTTTNLDPLCRRHHLFKHHTDWTLRRDQPSPADPAGMGVTWRSPTGHTYPDPPRQVAVPSGWIVRTPEDWGCEITIDLTDLDDSTAPAITSGADGGVGSNSAVGLDIESDTTAPADIRDHQSDSSPPRPAQSVTRRPVTDRLEHRHLQCPADPTQPDVAGGSTGDPGAGTGRDLEVDRGPSMVEDDLVSLLLHQHLREQLDRPRAADADSRTPPDARDARDDPPPF, encoded by the coding sequence ATGTACGACGACGGGAACGAGTCGGACGGGGCGGCGGTCGACGTCGTCCCGCCCCTTGCCGTGCCTGACCTGTTGCGTGCCGACCCGGGGTCGATGTCCGGTGCTGACCTGGTCGATGCGATCGCAGAGTCCGAGCGGGTGATGTCCGCGGTGGCGGCGTGGCAGATGCGCGCTCTGGCGGCGTTCGCCGTCCCGGGCGTGGCCGGAGATCCGTACGCGCTGGCGGGTCGGTTGGCCGGCCGGGAAGTGACCGGTCCAGCCGACTCCGATCCCGATGTCCTGGGTTCGTTCGTGCTGGATGCGGCGCAGTCGATGGCCGCCGGTGAGGTCGCCGCGACGTTCCGGATCTCCCCGGTCACCGCCGGGGTCAAGGTCCGGGACGCGATCCGGATGTGCACCGAACTGCCCGCTACTTTGGCGGCGTTGTCGTCCGGGGTGATCGACCGGGGCAAGGCCAGGGTCATCGCGGAATACACCGCGCCGCTGCCCGCTCACCTCGCCGGTGTGGTGGAGGGCCGGGTGCTGCCGATCGCCGCGGCGCAGTCCACCGCGGCGACCCGCAAGGCCACCGCGGCCGCCGTGATCGCTGTCGACCCCCGCGGAGCCCAGGAACGGCACGAGCAGGCGCGCAAGGAGCGGGGGCTGTTGGTGCAGCCCGGCACCGACGGTATGTCCACCCTGAAGGCCTACCTGACGGCGGACGGCGCGGTCAGCATCTTCCAGTTGGCGGATCTTCTCGCGACGCACACCGTCGGCTTCGCTGACGACGACCGGTCCATCAGTGCCCGTCGGGTGGATGCGCTGACCGACCTGGCCGGGCAGATCCTCACCCACGGGCAGGTCGACCTCGCCGACTACCTCACCCCTGACACCGCCAACGCGATCAATGTGACGGGAGTCGCCGCCGACATTGCCGCGAACACTGCCGGTGCTTCGGGCAGCTCCATAACCAGCGACATTGCTGATCCAGCATCGCTCCTCGGGACAGATCTCGCTGCCGCCGACGCCGACGCCGACGCCGACTCGGTGTCGGGCCCTGCCGCGCCTGCCCCGCCTGCTCGCTCCGGGGGATCTTCTGCCGGATCCGCCAGCGTCGCCTCTGCCTCTGCCGGGGGTGTGGTCCGCCGCGCCGATCAGCGCGCCACCCGCCGCCTGTCCCGGCAGGGCCGCCGACCCCACCTGCAGGTCACCCTCGGGCTGGAGACCCTGGCCGGCCTGGACGACCTGCCCGCCGACCTCGCCGGCTACGGCGCCATCACCGCCGGCATGGCCCGCACCATCGCCGCCTCCGCCGGATCCCTGTGCACCCTGCTCGCCGACCCCACCACCGGCGCCGTCACCCACGCCGGCACCCACCAGTACAGGCCACGCCAAGACCTGCGTGATCACCTCACCGCCCTGGCCGACTCCTGCCGCTTCCCCTCCTGCCGCCAACCCGCCTGGCGCTGCGACATCGACCACCGCAACCCCTACAACCACCGGACACCTGGCGCCGGTGGACCCACCACCACGACCAACCTCGACCCGCTCTGCCGACGACACCACCTGTTCAAACACCACACCGACTGGACCCTGCGCCGAGACCAGCCCTCACCCGCCGACCCCGCCGGGATGGGCGTCACCTGGCGCAGCCCCACTGGACACACCTACCCCGACCCACCCCGCCAGGTCGCCGTCCCCTCGGGCTGGATCGTGCGCACCCCCGAGGACTGGGGTTGCGAGATCACCATCGATCTCACCGATCTCGACGACTCCACCGCCCCGGCGATCACCTCCGGCGCTGACGGGGGTGTGGGTAGCAACAGTGCAGTCGGCTTGGACATCGAGTCCGACACCACCGCCCCCGCGGACATCCGGGACCATCAGAGCGATTCCTCCCCACCACGGCCCGCACAGTCGGTGACACGACGCCCCGTCACCGACCGGTTGGAACACCGACACCTGCAATGTCCGGCGGACCCCACCCAGCCCGATGTGGCAGGCGGGAGCACAGGTGACCCGGGTGCGGGTACGGGTAGGGATCTCGAGGTCGACCGCGGGCCGAGCATGGTCGAGGACGACCTGGTGTCCCTCCTCCTGCACCAGCACCTCCGGGAACAACTCGACAGACCGCGCGCAGCCGACGCCGACTCCAGGACCCCGCCGGACGCCCGTGACGCCCGTGACGACCCGCCGCCGTTCTGA
- a CDS encoding DUF3500 domain-containing protein encodes MTTVVASPFALPLARTRSGRTTLVAAPDPRGLRVADLDASRQADVLQVLAILVHTLGPAVGMAEVHRHWDETYLGRVAGTGGPALGWWFRLQNPVLSCEFDSDVPDPFGPDVIIPVALTTPARVTAP; translated from the coding sequence ATGACCACCGTCGTCGCCAGCCCGTTCGCGCTGCCCCTGGCCCGAACCCGTTCCGGTCGGACCACTCTCGTCGCCGCGCCGGATCCACGGGGACTGCGGGTGGCCGATCTCGACGCGTCCCGGCAGGCCGACGTGCTGCAGGTGCTGGCGATCCTGGTCCACACACTGGGCCCGGCCGTGGGGATGGCTGAGGTCCACCGGCACTGGGACGAGACCTACCTCGGTCGCGTCGCCGGCACCGGCGGACCGGCACTGGGGTGGTGGTTCCGCCTGCAGAACCCGGTGCTGAGCTGTGAGTTCGACAGCGACGTGCCGGACCCGTTCGGGCCGGACGTCATCATCCCGGTCGCGCTCACCACCCCCGCCCGCGTCACCGCACCCTGA
- a CDS encoding potassium channel family protein codes for MSVEGAATLSGPTRLFRSGPPSEKRVLDWERRSVPAVVVVSAVFMASMSWLFVLDRPPRATVVGFSAVGVVCWAYFLVDYLIRLCLAHSRRWFLRARWPDLVLIVLTIVPHLHFLRVIALVIVVHHLAMRSLRNQVMIYALFVTVVLMWGIAVNVLVVERHVHDATIRSLGDAVWWAVTSVTTVGYGDTYPRTAVGRVLGGVLVFGGVALIGVWTASFANWLFSRAAPQPAAAATPSTAVTPDTPVPAGQLSETAELAREVRALRAELADLRAAGSTGGSTPPAARSAGPAVTPTGLPPTV; via the coding sequence ATGAGTGTGGAGGGTGCCGCGACCCTGTCCGGCCCCACCCGCCTCTTCCGGTCGGGCCCACCGAGCGAGAAGCGGGTGCTGGACTGGGAGCGGCGGAGCGTGCCGGCGGTCGTCGTCGTGTCCGCGGTGTTCATGGCCTCGATGTCCTGGCTGTTCGTCCTGGACCGTCCGCCCCGGGCCACGGTGGTCGGCTTCTCCGCCGTCGGGGTGGTCTGCTGGGCGTACTTCCTCGTCGACTACCTGATCCGACTGTGTCTGGCGCACAGCCGCCGATGGTTCCTGCGCGCACGTTGGCCCGACCTCGTGCTGATCGTCCTGACCATCGTCCCGCACCTGCACTTCCTGCGGGTGATCGCGTTGGTCATCGTGGTGCACCACCTGGCCATGCGATCGCTGCGCAATCAGGTGATGATCTACGCGCTGTTCGTCACCGTGGTGCTCATGTGGGGTATCGCGGTCAACGTGCTCGTCGTGGAACGCCACGTGCACGACGCGACGATCCGGTCACTCGGCGACGCGGTCTGGTGGGCCGTCACCTCGGTGACGACGGTCGGGTACGGCGACACCTACCCGCGCACGGCCGTGGGGCGGGTGCTGGGTGGGGTGCTGGTGTTCGGCGGTGTCGCGCTGATCGGCGTCTGGACGGCGTCCTTCGCCAACTGGTTGTTCTCCCGGGCAGCTCCGCAGCCCGCTGCCGCTGCCACTCCCTCCACTGCCGTGACCCCCGACACCCCGGTCCCGGCCGGTCAGCTCTCCGAGACCGCCGAGCTGGCCCGCGAGGTCCGGGCCCTGCGCGCGGAGCTGGCCGATCTGCGCGCGGCCGGCTCCACTGGGGGCTCCACTCCTCCTGCGGCCCGCTCCGCCGGCCCCGCTGTCACACCGACCGGCCTGCCACCCACCGTGTGA
- a CDS encoding alcohol dehydrogenase yields the protein MTQTRVVQVAGPGQQLELVEREIRQPGRGEVLVRVQACGVCHSDAFTVEGGMPIEYPRVPGHEIAGTIQAVGEGVEPWQVGQRVGVGWFGGNCGHCDPCRRGDLISCVNGQVPGIAYDGGYADHVVVPAGALASIPDDLAAVDAAPLLCAGVTTFNALRESGARAGDLVAILGVGGLGHLGVQFARKMGFETVAIARGTDKKEQALQLGAHHYLDSTAVDVAEELQKLGGAVTILATVTAPDAMSSVVGGLRPRGRMVVVGASADPMQIPPFALIPGSTGVLGHASGTSKDSEDTLRFSALQDVRPMVESYPLEQAAEGYDRMMSGGARFRVVLTME from the coding sequence ATGACTCAGACACGTGTGGTCCAGGTGGCCGGTCCCGGCCAGCAGCTCGAGCTCGTCGAGCGCGAGATCCGGCAGCCGGGCCGGGGCGAGGTGCTGGTGCGGGTGCAGGCTTGCGGCGTCTGCCATTCCGACGCGTTCACCGTCGAGGGCGGCATGCCCATCGAATACCCGCGGGTGCCCGGCCACGAGATCGCCGGCACCATCCAGGCCGTCGGCGAGGGTGTCGAACCGTGGCAGGTCGGCCAGCGGGTCGGCGTCGGCTGGTTCGGCGGCAACTGCGGGCACTGCGACCCCTGTCGGCGCGGTGACCTGATCAGCTGTGTGAACGGGCAGGTGCCCGGCATCGCGTACGACGGCGGTTATGCCGATCACGTCGTCGTCCCGGCCGGCGCGCTGGCCTCCATCCCCGACGATCTGGCCGCCGTCGACGCCGCCCCGCTGCTGTGCGCCGGGGTGACCACGTTCAACGCCCTGCGCGAGAGCGGCGCCCGGGCCGGGGATCTCGTCGCGATCCTCGGTGTCGGCGGCCTCGGCCACCTCGGGGTGCAGTTCGCCCGGAAGATGGGCTTCGAGACGGTGGCCATCGCCCGAGGCACGGACAAGAAGGAGCAGGCCCTGCAGCTCGGGGCGCACCACTACCTGGACTCGACCGCGGTGGACGTCGCGGAGGAGCTGCAGAAGCTGGGTGGTGCGGTCACCATCCTGGCCACCGTCACCGCCCCCGACGCGATGAGTTCGGTGGTCGGTGGTCTGCGCCCCCGCGGCCGGATGGTCGTCGTCGGTGCGTCCGCGGATCCCATGCAGATCCCGCCGTTCGCGCTGATCCCGGGGAGCACCGGCGTGCTCGGCCACGCCTCGGGCACGTCCAAGGACTCCGAGGACACCCTGCGGTTCAGTGCCCTGCAGGACGTCCGGCCGATGGTCGAGAGCTACCCGCTGGAGCAGGCCGCGGAGGGGTACGACCGGATGATGAGCGGCGGCGCGCGGTTCCGCGTCGTGCTGACCATGGAGTAG